Proteins from one Rosa chinensis cultivar Old Blush chromosome 7, RchiOBHm-V2, whole genome shotgun sequence genomic window:
- the LOC112176907 gene encoding palmitoyl-monogalactosyldiacylglycerol delta-7 desaturase, chloroplastic codes for MARLLWVVQKPVYFLGRQWNGVDIASVFTLTAIHLLALLAPFYFTWSAFWLAVVLYYVTGVGITLSFHRNLAHKSFKIPKWLEYFFAYCAVHSLQGSPLEWVSSHRSHHQFTDTPSDPHTPLKGFWFSHIGWIFDFRKRFGSYDGRLYNVGDLKKRSYYKFLHYTYPYHCIACGVVLYRIGGMPYLVWALAVRTIFFLHVTFSINSICHIWGNQVWDTCDLSKNNWLFGLLAHGEGWHNNHHAFEYSARQGFEWWQIDITWYLIRFLEIVGLATDVKLPTELQKNRKALSNKVSSMEQEGRSDTKVK; via the exons ATGGCAAGGCTACTTTGGGTGGTGCAGAAGCCGGTATATTTTCTGGGGAGGCAATGGAACGGTGTCGACATAGCTAGTGTTTTCACCCTTACTGCTATACATCTCCTTGCTCTTCTGGCTCCATTTTACTTCACTTGGTCTGCATTTTGGTTGGCGGTAGTACTCTACTATGTCACCGGTGTGGGAATAACTCTATCTTTCCATAGAAATCTCGCCCACAAAAGCTTCAAGATTCCCAAATGGCTCGAATACTTCTTCGCCTATTGCGCCGTTCATTCACTTCAG GGAAGTCCTCTTGAATGGGTTAGCTCGCACAGGAGTCACCACCAGTTTACAGACACCCCGAGCGACCCTCATACCCCTCTTAAGGGTTTTTGGTTTAGTCACATTGGTTGGATCTTTGATTTTCGCAAACGTTTTGGAAGT TATGATGGACGGCTATACAATGTTGGAGATTTGAAAAAACGAAGCTACTATAAGTTTCTTCACTACACGTACCCTTATCACTGTATTGCTTGTGGAGTTGTACTCTATCGGATAGGAGGAATGCCCTATTTAGTTTGGGCACTG gCTGTGAGAACAATATTTTTTCTCCATGTAACTTTTTCGATAAATTCGATTTGCCACATATGGGGAAACCAAGTATGGGATACTTGTGATTTGTCCAAAAACAATTG GTTATTTGGATTGCTAGCTCATGGAGAAGGTTGGCACAATAACCACCATGCTTTTGAGTACTCAGCTCGACAAGGTTTTGAATGGTGGCAAATTGATATTACTTGGTATCTGATAAGGTTTCTTGAAATTGTTGGTTTGGCAACTGACGTTAAGCTCCCGACTGAGCTTCAGAAGAATCGAAAAGCTTTATCAAACAAAGTCAGTAGCATGGAACAAGAGGGAAGGTCAGATACAAAAGTGAAATGA